In Drosophila yakuba strain Tai18E2 chromosome X, Prin_Dyak_Tai18E2_2.1, whole genome shotgun sequence, a single genomic region encodes these proteins:
- the LOC26536297 gene encoding uncharacterized protein LOC26536297, with translation MTKAAAATAITAATPIKTAAAEAATSAAVATATKAITINGQQTTWRRQRGCTAATTAATRNMQQQQKQQQQQLQRLKAAGRLGAWLPPMTSLWRLPTDYLAQLILALCLLGCLSPFTAALEEDCVDFQGNKVNHGMLYVPGPGVCSLCVCYHSEPLWCKAIYCDPPYFCKNFRVGERCCEFECLDPPGEDKLYQERMRKRAEILAGNSTASNVQLAPIAMSTIMLGFLGNSLLNL, from the exons ATgacaaaggcagcagcagcaacagcaataacagcagcaacaccaatcaaaacagcagcagcagaagcagcaacatcagcagcagttgcaactgcaaccaAAGCAATAACAATCAATGGGCAGCAAACGACATGGCGACGTCAACGAGGctgcacagcagcaacaacagcggcaacacgaaacatgcagcagcaacaaaagcaacaacagcaacaattgcaacGCCTGAAGGCGGCCGGTCgactgggggcgtggctgccaCCAATGACGTCGCTGTGGCGGCTGCCAACTGACTATCTCGCCCAGTTGATTTTGGCCCTTTGCCTGCTGGGCTGCCTCAGCCCCTTTACAG ctGCACTCGAGGAGGACTGCGTTGACTTTCAGGGCAACAAGGTGAACCACGGAATGCTCTACGTGCCGGGACCCGGAGTCTGCAGCCTCTGCGTCTGCTATCACTCGGAGCCACTCTGGTGCAAGGCCATCTACTGCGATCCGCCCTAC TTTTGCAAAAACTTCCGAGTTGGCGAGCGTTGCTGTGAGTTCGAGTGCTTGGATCCGCCCGGCGAGGACAAACTGTACCAG GAGCGCATGCGAAAGAGGGCCGAGATATTGGCCGGCAACAGTACAGCCTCGAATGTGCAACTCGCGCCGATTGCCATGTCCACCATAATGCTGGGTTTCCTGGGCAACAGCTTGCTGAACTTATAA
- the LOC6524531 gene encoding 1-acyl-sn-glycerol-3-phosphate acyltransferase alpha, whose product MTSFVELLGLFLLLMLPFLYETNHIFRYYFKFLMYYGIVSFNSIVLIPAFLTRPCDVRNLLWASTWCHRVSTLIGLRWELRGKEHLAKDQACIIVANHQSSLDVLGMFNIWHVMNKCTVVAKRELFYAWPFGLAAWLAGLIFIDRVRGEKARETLNDVNRRIKKQRIKLWVFPEGTRRNTGELHPFKKGAFHMAIDQQIPILPVVFSSYCTFLNDKKKILNAGRIVITTLPPVSTEGLTKDDIDVLMERVRAQMIETFKLTSAEALQRYKPLKKGGIPALAAASASSASSASASNATKTVATSATPVADAAVAAAAAVASNSSAYGQPPGYGAGAAKASLLKTL is encoded by the exons TCAAATTCCTGATGTACTACGGCATCGTGTCCTTCAACTCGATCGTCCTCATCCCGGCATTCCTCACCCGTCCCTGCGATGTCCGCAATCTGTT ATGGGCGAGCACCTGGTGCCATCGCGTTTCCACGCTGATCGGCCTGCGCTGGGAGCTGCGTGGCAAGGAGCATTTGGCCAAGGATCAGGCCTGCATCATTGTGGCCAATCACCAAAGCTCGCTGGATGTGCTGG GCATGTTCAACATCTGGCATGTGATGAACAAGTGCACGGTGGTGGCCAAGCGGGAGCTCTTCTACGCCTGGCCTTTTGGCTTGGCGGCATGGTTGGCTGGCCTAATCTTCATCGATCGGGTGCGCGGCGAGAAGGCGCGCGAAACGCTGAACGATGTGAATCGTCGCATCAAGAAACAGCGCATCAAACTGTGGGTTTTCCCCGAGGGCACGCGTCGCAATACCGGCGAACTGCATCCGTTCAAGAAGGGCGCCTTTCACATGGCCATCGATCAGCAGATACCCATCTTGCCGGTGGTCTTCTCCTCCTACTGCACATTCCTCAATGACAAGAAGAAGATATTGAATGCGGGCCGCATTGTGATTACCACGCTGCCGCCGGTTAGCACCGAGGGTCTAACCAAGGACGACATCGATGTGCTAATGGAGCGCGTACGCGCCCAAATGATTGAAACCTTTAAGCTGACGTCCGCGGAGGCGCTGCAGCGGTACAAGCCATTGAAAAAGGGTGGCATTCCAGCAttagcagcagcatcagcatcatctGCATCATCTGCATCAGCCTCCAACGCCACAAAAACTGTGGCAACTTCGGCCACTCCCGTTGCGGATGCGGCGGTGGCTGCCGCAGCTGCCGTGGCCAGCAATAGTTCGGCATACGGTCAACCGCCGGGCTATGGAGCCGGTGCCGCCAAGGCCAGCTTGCTCAAGACGCTTTAG